CCACTCCGCGGCGTTGGTCAGGGGATCGATGAACAAGGTTGCGCCTGGCAGCTGCAGGCGAATGCCCGCCCACGCAAGCCGCTGAATCCGCAGGTCGTCCGACGCTGGCCGTGCGACGGCGCGGGAGACCGGCAACAGCGCGGCCGTGGCGCCAGCGGCGAGGCCGGAGAGAAAGACGCGGCGGCCCATGCGTGCGCCCTCTGGCACGTCGCCGCTCATGCGACATCCGCCGAACGGGCCAGGTAGGTGTCCAGCTCAAAGATGCGCTGGACTTCAATGGCCTCCAGATTGCGCAGATGCCACGCCGTTTCGAACGCGCTTGCCTCGACGCCGGGCGCCAGGCAGTCCCCGATCCGAAGGGTGGCCAACCGGGACGCCAGCGATTCACCCTCGCCTTGCGCGCGTATCGCCAACACGTTCTGGCGGATCCGGTCCAGGTAGTGCACTGCGTTGTCGAGCACGGCGGCGTCAAAGCGCCCCATGTGTCCGCCGACGACAGTGCCGCGCCCGAACTGCTTCACCCGACCAATGGCCGTTCGAATCTGGACCGGGTCGGCCTTTGAGAGGTAGACGATGTTGCCCACGATGTTGTCGCCGACGCAGACCAGGTCGGCGGTGGGAACATCCACGCTGATGTGATCCATCGTCTTGCCGGGATTGTGCAGCAGGCGAAGCTCATGGCGGCCCCAGCGGATACGCATCGCGCTGTCGAACACCACCTGCGGCTCGCGGTAAAACGCGTCGACGCGGTGGTTCTGTGACAGGAAGGTGTGGCGGTAATTGCGGTGCGCGATGACCATGGCATCGGGGAAGGCCGAGAGCCCCGCGATGTGGTCGCTCATGAAATGGGTGGCGACGATGACGCGCACCGTTTTCCCCAGCTCGTCGCAGATCAGCACGCGCAACGCAGCCGCGTCCGCTGCGCTTCCCAGTGCATCCACCAGCAGCGCGTTGTTGCCATCGAGGAACACGGTCGCAACGGATTGGTGGTCCTCGCCGACGCACAAGAACACGTCCGGACCCAGCGGTTTCAGATGCACGGCGGCTTCCCGTTGAATGGAGGCCGCCATGATTGACGGGTGCGCAGACGCCGACAAACGAGAAGATTTGACCTTCAGGTTACTAAAACTAAGCTGATAAGATCGGTCACCCGTGCTGGTAGGAACGCCTGATGAAGCCGCGCCACGCCCCTCCCTTGAATGCGTTGAGAGCGTTTGAGGCCGCAGCACGCTCCCTCAGCTTCCAGAAGGCCGCTACCCAGCTGTTCGTCACACCGGCGGCGGTGAGTCACCAGGTCAAACGACTCGAAGCCTACCTGGGCACCGAGCTCTTCGAGCGCGGCCACCGGGCCGTGACGCTCACCGCGCAGGGCGCCACCCTTGCGGCGTCCCTCGCCGAGATTTTCGGAATGCTCGATCTCGCACTGGACCGAGCCGCACCGGCCGAACCCGGCCATCTGCGTGTCAGCACCATGGAGTCATTCGCCGCGAAGTGGCTGGCGCCCCGGCTTCACCGGTTCCACGAGGCGCACCCGGACATCCACGTGCGGGTGCTGACCACCGATCAGCTGGTCGACGTTGGCCAGGAGCAGGTCGATGTCGCGATCCGGTACGGCCTGGGGACATACCCGGGCGTGCAGGTCGAGAAGTTGATGGACGCCCCGGTGTTTCCGGTGTGCGCCCCGGGCACGTCACGGAAGGATCGCAAGCCGATTGCATCGCCCGCCGATCTCGCCAATGTCGCGTTCATCCACGATCAAAGCGCTGAAGGACGTCCGGGCGTTCCCGATTGGGCGGCGTGGCTGCAGGCGGCTGCCCTGCAGGGCGTATCCGCTGACGCCGGCCCCGTGTTTCCCAGCATCTATCTGGCCCAGGAGGCCGCGATCCACGGGCACGGCGTTGCGTTGGGGTTGGCGCCCCTGGTAGAGGACGATCTGCACCGGGGACGCCTTGTGAGGCCCGTTGAGAACCATCTTCCCAATGCCTATGCGTTCTGGATCATCCGGCCGTCCAAGGGCCACCGCCAGGCAGCGACGGACGCGTTCTGCAGCTGGATACACGCCGAGGCCTCAACCTTCCCTGCCCTGGGTCTGGATGCCGGCGATCCCCCCTGAGACATCGGGGGCGACGGTTCCGGTGCTACCCCAGGTCGTCGCCTTCCCACTCAAGCTCGAACCTCAGCTGCAGCCGCTGCCCCGGCTCCAGCCGATTCGGCGCCAGCGTAAAACCATCCGGCGGTCCGGTCTGCGGCTCGACACACGTTGCGTGCGGCGCACCGTCGTAGACCACCCAGTGATCGGTGTCCGCCCGCAGCCGCAGCCGCTGGCCCGCCGACACCAGGGTCACGTCGCCCTGGTTGATGAAGCAGTCATCCCAAGGCCCGGACGCGGGGCTGCCGCAGGGTAACGTGGCAATGCCCTCAGCATCCCGCGGATACATCGCACTGGGGGCGAACAGCAGCTGCTCCGGCTTCCGGAACCATGGGTGCCAGCCGAGTACGGCGGGCATGGCCTGGTCACCGGCCTGCACAGCGAGCTGTAACTCCAGCCGGTTGGAGCGTACGTGGATGGCCTGCGTCGCAACGCCGCCGAAGGGCCAGTAGCCATCCTCTGGAAGCGCGAGCGTCAGCGTGGCGCTGTCCGCACCAACGCTGTCGATGCGCCAGGGCCGGGAGAACCCTACCCCATGGATGGCGTGCCCACCGAAGTTCACCGGCAGCCCGAAACGCCGACCATCGAAGCGGAAGCGCCCCTGCCGGATCCGTCCGGCCCAGGGCACCATCGGGTAGCACCCCCACGCGATGGTTGCCTGCCCCACCTCGTCCGGACCCACCAGCCAATCCACGCCGTCGTAGCGGAGCTGGGCAATACGTCCACCGGCTTCCGGGGCGAGCGCGATCTCCAACTTGCCCGACCGCAACCAGTGCAGGCGGCCGGTAGGCATCGGGGCCTGCGCATCGTCCTTGGGCACTGCTGTTTCAGGCGCCATAGGGGTCGATCGTCCGGATGCTGCCGTCCGCGTTCATGTGCAGCGGTGTGCACTTGACCGAGCGCAGGTGGGTCACCCCGCCGGACAACACAGCGTCATGGTAGAACAGGTACCACTGCCCTTCGAAGGCGCAGATGGAGTGGTGCGTGGTCCAGCCCACCACCGGCGTGAGGATCACGCCGCCATAGGTGAACGGTCCGTACGGGCTGTCGCCCACGGCATAGCAGAGCAGATGGGTGTCGCCCGTGGAGTACGACAGGTAATAGCGCCCTTGGTATTTGTGCAGCCACGGTCCCTCGAAGAACCGGCGCGCGTGGTCGTCGGCGCGCAGCGGCTGCCCGTGCTCGTCCAGGATGATGATCTCGCGCGTGGGTTCGGCAAGGCGTGTCATACCGACATCGAGTCGGCCGACCCGCGGGCCGAGTGCAGGCGCATCTCCGGTCGGCTCTTCGTGCGCCGCGTCGTAACGGTTGTCCCGGTACTTCTGCAGCTGACCGCCCCAGATGCCGCCGAAATAAAGGTAATGCGTGCC
This is a stretch of genomic DNA from Stenotrophomonas rhizophila. It encodes these proteins:
- a CDS encoding MBL fold metallo-hydrolase; amino-acid sequence: MAASIQREAAVHLKPLGPDVFLCVGEDHQSVATVFLDGNNALLVDALGSAADAAALRVLICDELGKTVRVIVATHFMSDHIAGLSAFPDAMVIAHRNYRHTFLSQNHRVDAFYREPQVVFDSAMRIRWGRHELRLLHNPGKTMDHISVDVPTADLVCVGDNIVGNIVYLSKADPVQIRTAIGRVKQFGRGTVVGGHMGRFDAAVLDNAVHYLDRIRQNVLAIRAQGEGESLASRLATLRIGDCLAPGVEASAFETAWHLRNLEAIEVQRIFELDTYLARSADVA
- the gcvA gene encoding transcriptional regulator GcvA, whose product is MKPRHAPPLNALRAFEAAARSLSFQKAATQLFVTPAAVSHQVKRLEAYLGTELFERGHRAVTLTAQGATLAASLAEIFGMLDLALDRAAPAEPGHLRVSTMESFAAKWLAPRLHRFHEAHPDIHVRVLTTDQLVDVGQEQVDVAIRYGLGTYPGVQVEKLMDAPVFPVCAPGTSRKDRKPIASPADLANVAFIHDQSAEGRPGVPDWAAWLQAAALQGVSADAGPVFPSIYLAQEAAIHGHGVALGLAPLVEDDLHRGRLVRPVENHLPNAYAFWIIRPSKGHRQAATDAFCSWIHAEASTFPALGLDAGDPP
- a CDS encoding aldose epimerase; its protein translation is MAPETAVPKDDAQAPMPTGRLHWLRSGKLEIALAPEAGGRIAQLRYDGVDWLVGPDEVGQATIAWGCYPMVPWAGRIRQGRFRFDGRRFGLPVNFGGHAIHGVGFSRPWRIDSVGADSATLTLALPEDGYWPFGGVATQAIHVRSNRLELQLAVQAGDQAMPAVLGWHPWFRKPEQLLFAPSAMYPRDAEGIATLPCGSPASGPWDDCFINQGDVTLVSAGQRLRLRADTDHWVVYDGAPHATCVEPQTGPPDGFTLAPNRLEPGQRLQLRFELEWEGDDLG
- a CDS encoding glycoside hydrolase family 43 protein, translating into MHARRQAGNVDHLTARAISQPLVTHIYTADPSAHVFEGRLYIYPSHDIDSGAPFDDEGGHFGMEDYHVLRMDTPDGETTDCGVALHVRDVPWAAQQMWAPDAASRDGRYYLYFPAKDRQGMFRVGVAASHRPEGPFTPEPEPMEGTYSIDPAVYEDDDGTHYLYFGGIWGGQLQKYRDNRYDAAHEEPTGDAPALGPRVGRLDVGMTRLAEPTREIIILDEHGQPLRADDHARRFFEGPWLHKYQGRYYLSYSTGDTHLLCYAVGDSPYGPFTYGGVILTPVVGWTTHHSICAFEGQWYLFYHDAVLSGGVTHLRSVKCTPLHMNADGSIRTIDPYGA